The DNA window TGTCAGCCCTGTTTATCGCTTTGTCTAACTCCTCATGGAGATGGTATTCTGCAACTCCCATACTAACAGTACTGAATATATACTCATTTTTCCAGACTGTGTTATTTTTTTTAATTTCATTTCGAATATTTTCGGCTAGTTTGGAAGCATCTCCTATACCACAATCTTTGAGAAGCAAGATAAACTCATCTCCTCCCCACCTTGAAAAAACATCTGACTTTCTAAGGAATGTCTTTGTTGTAGAAGCCACGTTTTTTAGGACTTCGTCTCCTGCCATGTGTCCATATTTATCGTTGGTCTCCTTAAAAAAATCTATATCAAAAATTATAATTGAAAATCTGCTTTTATTCCTTTCAGCATCTTTTAAAGTTTGGAGCATCACAAGGTCAAAAGCCTGACGATTGTAAACTCCTGTGAGTTTATCCGTGGTTGCCATTTCCTGAAGCTTTTTTTCATAAGGAGAAACCAGTATATTCATAAAAATAAAAATCATTATCACTATGGCGGTACAAATAGCTAGATTCAAATAGAGGGCCTTGTGTATATTTTTAATCGCTCCCCCTTCACTTTTTTCAACTACGAGATGCCATTTAAGCTCTGGTATATAACGACTGTTTACATGAATAAACTCACCGTTTTTTTTATATTTTTGGGTTTTATCTCTATTTTTTAAAATCCCATTTGAAATTTTGGATAACCCCTCTATTTCATGAATATTACCAGGTTCCATTTTAAAATTTGAACCATGAAGAACTATGTTACCATAACTGTCGGTGAAGTATATCCGACTTCCATAGTCCTTTTGATATCTTTCTATTATGCTTTTTACAGCATCTACCTTGAGCCCCACTCCAGTGGCCCCTATATACTCCCCGTTGTAGTCATACACTTTATAATTGACAAATATTGTCATGGTATCATTATTTGCCATGTCAGGGTCCACATTTATCTCATAATCATTT is part of the uncultured Ilyobacter sp. genome and encodes:
- a CDS encoding sensor domain-containing diguanylate cyclase, whose protein sequence is MKKFKNKYALIINLILVAGFLSVSLTSYFVSLNSLRKEIRENQLPLTSDNIYSEIQRDFLQPVYTSSLMAMDTFLRDWVISGEKNENKIVKYLKEIKIKYNTFTSFFVSDQTYRYYHTDGVLKKVSKENSRDKWYFRVQNMQNDYEINVDPDMANNDTMTIFVNYKVYDYNGEYIGATGVGLKVDAVKSIIERYQKDYGSRIYFTDSYGNIVLHGSNFKMEPGNIHEIEGLSKISNGILKNRDKTQKYKKNGEFIHVNSRYIPELKWHLVVEKSEGGAIKNIHKALYLNLAICTAIVIMIFIFMNILVSPYEKKLQEMATTDKLTGVYNRQAFDLVMLQTLKDAERNKSRFSIIIFDIDFFKETNDKYGHMAGDEVLKNVASTTKTFLRKSDVFSRWGGDEFILLLKDCGIGDASKLAENIRNEIKKNNTVWKNEYIFSTVSMGVAEYHLHEELDKAINRADKALYASKVRGRDRVEEEQLEENSEVQTEQEIVIT